The DNA window TCGCACCACGTGTGCGTGGCGGGCCCCGCGGGCTGGAAGTGGTGGCCGCGGCCCGCGCCCAGTTGCCGTGCGGGATTGCGCGAGGTGCCGGGCGCGATACGCAGCGCGTTGGCACGCTCCAGCCGGGTGCGGCCCGGGCCGGCGCGCCGCGCGGGTTCCAGTTCCCTCAGTTCAATGAGTTCAGGTTCCGTGGACATGGCCGATTCCGGCCCGGACTCCCGCCGGCTCTGGGCGCCCGCGagcgcggggcgggcggggccgcggggcgggcCGCGATACGGCGCCGCCCCCGGGATCCCGGCAGGGCCGCGGGAGAGAGTCGGGGCTAGCCGCGCAACGGAAACCTGGGCGCTAGGGCTGTGTCGGCGCGCAGGCTGAGTGGGGTGGCGAGGGCGTGGGATGGCGAGCGCTCTCGCAGGGTCCgggccctccctctccttttctccctgcaTCCCGGGAGCACCCCTCCTGCTCACACCGATGACGACCTCTGCGAAGGGCCACTCGAAGGCAGGCTGTTTCTAGAGGCCAGCTTTACTGTGCTAGAGGAACAGGGTCCCCACATCCGGCTCTTGTCTTTGCCCCCGCCTTCCTGCTCCAGCTCGCAGAGGCAGCGCCCTCAGCCTACCCGCTGGGTAGCGCAGGAAGTGGGGAGCGCTTTGCTGGGGAAGATGGGTCTGTGCTCGCTGCGCTCACCACCTGGGAGGCTGGAGCTCTGGCAGAGGCTAGGCTGAGATCCTGAGGTTCAAGGGCACACTCTTGGGTGGGCTGTACGGGTGGCTGGCCTTTAGCAGCTGCAGCCTTCATTTGGCTCTGTCACCTTGGGCTGCCGGGACACAGGCCTTTCCATGCTTCTCCCAGTGCTTGACCTGGCACTCCCTGCAAGCAGGCGGGCTGGTGAGCATGCAGAGCTAGCAGAGGGTCTGAAAGGGGGTCTTAGGGGTCCAAGGTCCCAGGATGCCCTCACCTGCAGCAATACCATTCACTCTGGCACCTTGAGCAGCGTTTGGAGGCTTCTGCACTGCAGTAGGCACAGCGGGGCCGCTCTGGGTTTATTGCCTCCAGGACGTCCAGCCTGTAAGTCTCAGCCCATCTAGGAAAGAGGTCAGAAAAGCCTGGCTGGGCCTGGCCTGTGGGCACACAAGAGCACCCCTGCCTATGCCCGTGCCTTCTGCATCCCTTCCACCCCTTCTGCTTGCTCAGCAGGCCTCACCTTCGTGCCTGCAGCCGCAGGTCCTGCTCTGAGGCGCTGAATGTGTGCCTCAGCTGGTGCTTGGCAATAGCCTGCCacttccctctgttctctctctccagccgCTCCCAGATTTCTGGGATCTGTGGGAGAAATGCGCAAAGTGTCAGGGAGGAGCTGGCAAGGCGGGGAGTTGTCCTGAGTCACTGACTTCCTAGTACCTACCTGTTCCAACACCAGGTCCTTCTTAGGGGGCTGGGTTTCAGCCAGGGCCAGGTGGGCCAGGAAGCCCTGCAGGTCTGCCAGGTTGGGCAGCTGGTCGAGCAGTGTGTCCGTGAGGAAGGCCCGAAGCTGCAAGAGAGTCCAGGGAAGGCCAGTGTGAAGCAGGGCTGACCAGAGAGGGCctgtgctgggctgggctgaggtGCTTGTGGGGACCGTGTCGCTTGAGGTTCAGGGTCTAGAAATAGGACTGGGGCTGAGGTAAGTGGGCTGCactgggctggggtgggctggCGTGGCACTGCAACCGGAGGAGGGCCCCACCTTGAGTAGCTGGCCCTTGGCAAAGCTGGTGAGGTGGTAGCGGGCCCGGGCTTCAGGGCTTAGTAGCAGGTTGTACAGAGCGATCCACACCTGCCCATCCAACTTGCTCAGCTTTTGCTGCTCTGAGGGGGCCACTGTCTGCCAACGGCCACCCTCAAAGTGCTGCAGCTTGCCTGGGGAGAGGAATGGGGGTTGCTCACTCAGCCACTACAGCTGCATGGGCTCAGGACTGGCCCAGGTTGGGGCACTGCTTCCTCTAGAGCAGGGGGAGTCCTTAGTAGCAGACACAGAGGCCTTGCCTGCTGCATAGCCCAGGTCCAAGCCCATCCCACGTGAGGCATCCCTGGATCCACTGCGAGCTAGCGGGCAGAGTGTGTTTCCCCGGGGCAAGCTGCCTGTCTCCGTCAGTCTGAGAACATGTCTCCGGGCAGCTGTGAGCTGGGGCTTAGGCAGGTGGGGGAGGACCTTACCTCCTTCCTGGCGGCTCCAGGGACTGTGTTCCAGCAGTTCCACCAGGAGGCAGGGCAAATTGTGGGTACTGAGCATGCGGTTCAAGGTGCTCAAGGAAAGGCTAGGTGTGGTGGTGGAGAGAAGTGAGCAGAGGCTACAGGCCCGGGATCCCAGTCCTCCACTGTAGGCCCCAGGCCTGGCAGGACTGCCCACCTGTCCACACAGTCTGTGATGTAGCGCAGCACTGAGAGGGCCTTCAATGCGATCTCAAACTCCATCAGTTCAGCCTGCTTCTGcagctcctgggggtgggggggacatgGTGCTTAAGCTGGGCCACCCCCAGCTTGCTCAGGCTCCGAGGGAGCCCGGTCTACCCATTGGCACCCCCAGGGAACCTCAACCTACCTGTATTGGGGTGCTGTACTGGGACTCCTCCTCAGGAGGGCCACCACGGCCACTCTGGGCCACCAACAGAGTCAATTTTCGGTGGCAGTAGTCTACCAGGTCCAAGACAGTGTCTTCTGCTGACTCACACACTTCctgagagggagatagaggggagaggggaaacaTTCTGTCTCCAATGCTCTCCCCACACAGCCACAACCTCCCTTCCCTGTCAGGCCCTAGCGTGGGGCAACAGCTGGTGGGCAGGGCTGATGCGTCACCTTGTGGAAGAACACGGTCTCCAGAAGGTTGACAATGGAAGCCTCGTGGTGTACCTGTCAGATAAAGAGAACAGAGCCCGGAGCTGCTGAGGAAATTACTAGCTCTCCTCTTGAATCCAGAGCCCTCTAAAGGCACAGGCGGGGTGTGACCAGGGGCCTAGCTCACCACCATGTATATGGGAAAAGTGTTCTGGGGCTTGAAGTCCTCCAGCCTGCACAGCACAGGGAACACCTTCTGCTTCCACATCTCCACTGCAATCAGCTCCTCCACCAACGTTGGGATctttgagggggaggggaaaggacaGGGATGAAGCAGGCCTACCTTGGCCTGGCAACCCTCCCATCCCTGGCTCAGCCCTCCCTGACTCTCCTCAAAGTCCCCTGGGCccctagattctttccataggcACCTTCCCAATGTGTCTCCTGCACCTTagaccttcatttctttctttctttctttctttttttttttaaagattttatttatttatttgacagagagagatcacaagtaggcagagagacaggcagagagaggaggaagcaggctccctgctgagcagagagcccgatgtgggactcaatcccaggaccctgagatcatgacctgagccaaaggcagcggcttaacccactcagccacccaggcaccccgtagaCCTTCATTTCTAATTGCCCTTGATATCTCTGTGGGGACATTCCTCATGCTTCCTATAACTGGCTCTTGCCTAGTCCCTAGGTTGCCTTGTTCTCCTTTACATCTATGCTCTTGTCCCTTCTGTCCCCATCCAGATGTTCCTCTCAGGCTGGCTCTCCTGCTGATGCCCTCCCTCTCATCCCAGTCCTTTGGCCTCCCAAGGTTCTAGTGTGCCTTGACCTCATCCTTACTTTCCTAGTCCTTTCCCACCCTCCGGCAGGAGGCTCCACCTTTCATCTGCAGAAGAATGCTTTTGCAAAGTGATGCCTTAGGTTACTTATCTGAGCCATGTCCTGGCTCAAGTTCCAGTCAGGCTGAtccctggtttctttctttcttttttttttttaaagattttatttattaatttgacagagagaaatcacaagtagacggagaggcagccagagagagagagagagggaagcaggctctccgctgagcagagagcccgatgcgggactcgatcccaggactctgagatcatgacccgagccgaaggcagcggcttaacccactgagccacccaggcgccccatgatccCTGGTTTCTAAGTCCTCTCTccttgaggaagaggaagagaaaggctaCCTCCTTCCATGCCAGAGTCccaccctgttctttttttttttttttttttaagattttatttatttatttgacagagagaaaccacaagtaggcagagaggcaggcagagagagagagagagaggaggaagcaggctccccgctgagcagagagcccgatgcaggactcgatcccaggaccctgagatcatgacctgagccgaaggcagctgcttaaccactgagccacccaggcgcccccaccctgTTCTTTACTGAGGGTCCCCTCTGGCCTGACAGTCTATTCAAGGATGTCTTTAGAATGTGGGCCCTCCCCCCACAGCCTAGGCTGTTCTTTGATCCACAACTACCTCCCAAATCAAGCCATGCCACACACTTGGATTGGGTGCCAGAGTCCTGTACAAAAGGGGCACAAAATCAAAGGTGTAGCAcattcctctcttttcccttggGGAAGACAAGTGTACCACGCCGAGGGAAGTGGCACCCAGGGTGCTCCTGAGAGGTAGAGTGGTGgtgtgggaggttgtgggaaGGCAGGAACCATGCCTGTGATCCCAGCATACCTTCCCATGGGTGACCAGCAGCTCCTGGATGGGCTCCCCCTGGCTGGCTGTAGCATCAAGGATAGCCTGCATGTTCAGCTTCTCCAGATTCTCATGCTGCTGGTTCCACCTGTCCCAGAGAGTGGGGGTGTATGTGCATTTGGGAGCACACGTGTGCCGTAGGAGTGGGGGTGGGCTGGGTCCTATTGAAGCCTAACCTGATCCTGAGGGGCCAGAGGGGGCTCAGGGCCATATACTCCTAAGTCGGAGAGCTCTGTCTCTTCACCTGGGGGCTCCCCCACACTGGTCACCCTCTCCCCCATGTCAGGTCCCTACTCCTCCATTCAAGGACTCCGACCCCGTGGCTCCGCCTAACCCCTGGATCCAGCTGCCTCACCCTCCGGAGCCCATGTCGCGCGGCGGGAAGCTGCGCAGCCCCCGCACCAGCACGTCAGCCTCCCCTGGCAGCAGCAGCTCCAGGTCGCCCATGTTGTGGCCGCAGAGAGCGAGCGGGAAGCGGGGGGTTCAGCTGACCCCGGACAGCAGCCGGCGCTGAGGTGCGAGTGCTGAAACTCTCGGAGACGAACGTCTCCCGCGGGGTCCAGGTCTTGGACGCCGCAGTTGCCGAGCGGTTTAGATGCGCTGGTACTCGCAGTCATGGAAACGGTCAGCTCGCGCCTGCGCAGTGCCGCCTGCACAGGCGCCGGCCACGCCCCCGGCCGCCTCGCCCTCCCGGAGGCTGGTAGCGACCCTCTTTGGACTCCCAGAACTTTACCCCTCACCTTCGACTGGCAGCTCCTGGGTCTGCCCTGAGTGCCAGACTGCTGTGGCCTAGGTTCCCTCCTCGGACGTCAGGTCGACCCGCACAGGGATAGGGTCACTCTGCCCCCTCCAGCTCTTTCAGCCGCGGATCCACCTCGGCCGCGCGGATGCTCCTCTCCGTGGCTTCCTCGTCCTACTGTGTCTCGCACCCGGCTCCACCTGTTGCCTCTACCCCCACAAAGTACTGCGCAGGGCCCACTTGTCTCCATCCTAGCCTAGCAGACTGCCATCAACCTCTCTCGAAGTAACTGCTGTCGTCTTTTTCTGGGTGACTCTATGGCTGCCTCTAGCCCTTGAAATAGTATGTCCAAAGCAGCTTACCAGGAACTCTGCAGTATCAAGCTCTTGCCCCCTCAGTACCTTGGGACTTCTTttcttgcccctctccccattgcCTCCTATGTTGCAGCCCCTGGGGCCTCTCTTGGCTTCCTCATGCATCCTGTTTTTGCTTCAGGGCTTCCAcatctgttccctctgcctggaatacttTTCCTCCTTCAAGTCTCAGTTGAAAGTCACTTCAGCGAGGCCTTCCTTGCCCATTTAATCCAGAACAACCCCAGCTCCCATCCCCAACTCATTCTTCATGACAGCTTCCCGATTGTTTTTCGGCTGTTCATTTCAATTAATAATTAGCTGGCACTTTTACTTGTGCATTGTCATTCATGCCCACCAGATGGCGCAGCAGAGCGCCAGGACCGCGGCTATTTCACCGCCAGTCCTCTGGTGGCTGGTTCAGAGGCAGTACTCAATAAAGGTAGGTTGAAATGGataattttatttacagaagTTAGGGTCACCCTTGAGACAATATGGACGGGTCTACTGGTCTAGCTCTCATGCACCGGGGAGCACTtagcaggagagagagcagccACAGACGCATGTAACCCCCACCAGCCTCATTTCCAACAGATGATGATGTTGGGGTCATTTTCCAGCCGTTCATCAAGTTCATGGTAGCTCATGCCTGTTTGGGACAGTGCAGGTAAGGTGAGCAGTCTTGGCCTGGCCACCTGCCCTGACCCCACCCCAGCTGCCCTGCCTGTCTCCACCTGTCTTGCAGCAGATCTCATCATAGCTGTGGCAGCCTGTGTAAAGCCGGGCAGGGTGGCTCCGCTCCTCCCGAGACACCCGCACGGGGTACTTCTGTAGTCGGCGGATGAGGTTCTTCATCAGCCCGAACTGGATCAGCTTCCTGGGGTGGGgttgagggagagaggggtgaTGCCCTGGCCAGGGCTTCCTCCAGCCCCGCTAACCCTTTCCTGCAGTCTCCCTTCTGATTTTGTTGGCCTCCGAATGTatcacctccaggaagcctgcctacACTAGTAGTGCCACATGATTCGCTCAACAGGAATCTCCAGCTTCCTTTCTAACCCAAGGCTCCAGAGAGACGTAGAATGTATCCGCTTTCATGCAAACCCCTTGTGCCCCTGGGGATCCTCTTCTGACCGTTCATCAACGCGCTGCAGCTGCTGGGGGTGGCGGCCAATGAGGTCTCTCACAGTCGTGCCAGGGCTCAGGCTGCAGTACAGCTGGAACACATCCCGGAGACTGGCCCTCTTGTGCCCTGTGGGCACCGAGGGTCAGCTCTGCAGGTAGCCCTGCCCTCCCCAAGACGGCCTCCCCCAGAGCCCACCACTACCTTGTTTGGTCACATAGGATAAACAGGCCTCTTGCAGGGACTTGTCATCTACGAGGTCCTGGACCTTGGGTGTCGGGCAGTACACATTGGAATACTGGAGGGTAGCAGGAAGCACAGGGGCCTGAGTGAGGGGCTTGGAAGTCTGACACCGCCCCAGTCTGGCCAAACCATGTAACTTACTCTCTGCTTAACCAGACCCCAGACTCACCTACCTGGAGGATGGACACCAGTGTCACGACGCCATAATACCTGGGGGAGATAGTTGTGCTCAGCTTCTGAGGGCCATGCCTTCCCACCTCTGCATGTGGGGTCCTGAGGGTCTTCTCTGGCTAGCAACCCTGTCCCAAGTGTGACTGCTGCCCCACTCACAGCAAGTTCTGGATGGCGATGCGCACCAGGTTGAGCTCCACATCTGCCTCGGCTGAGATCTTCTGGACATGGCGGAAGCCATCAATATAGGGCAGGATCTGGGAAAAGCGGGGCAGTGTAGGGCAGGGTCAGTAGGAATGGGATGAGGCCAGAGCTGTGGCCAGCCCTAGGTGATGATACCCAGGAAGGGATAGCACACCTGTTGTGTGGTAAGGTCCCACTGTGAGTTGAAGAAATCCTCCTTGTCCTTGGTAAAGACAGGCACATCATACTCCTGGGCCACAGGAGGGTCAGGCCGCTGCTCAATCACTTTCAAGTGGATGGTGTTGGACTCATCTGCAGGGGACCCACCCATATCTTCAGTGTCGTCTCTTTCAAGAGGACCTCAATTACCCTTCAGTTCTCCCAGCAGCTCTTGAGGCAGGCAGGTGGCCCTGGGTAGGGccagtctcccccacccccaccttaagtaagctccatgtccaacgtggggcttgaactcatgaactcaagatcaagactcacatgctttactgactgagccagccaggtgctcccaatCTCCCCCTTTTAGGGAGCAAGAGACAGgtccagggagggaagggaacaTACCCAAGGAGCATGGAGAGCTCTTCTGGCCTCCACATCCCAAATCCCAACATGCACTGGACCCTGGACATCATTAACCCAGCTCACTGGGCCACCAATTTGTTCATAAGTCTTGCCCATGGCTGGGCTTGCCTTCCCTTGCCATATTCGTATCC is part of the Mustela nigripes isolate SB6536 chromosome 2, MUSNIG.SB6536, whole genome shotgun sequence genome and encodes:
- the ZMYND10 gene encoding zinc finger MYND domain-containing protein 10 isoform X1; its protein translation is MGDLELLLPGEADVLVRGLRSFPPRDMGSGGWNQQHENLEKLNMQAILDATASQGEPIQELLVTHGKIPTLVEELIAVEMWKQKVFPVLCRLEDFKPQNTFPIYMVVHHEASIVNLLETVFFHKEVCESAEDTVLDLVDYCHRKLTLLVAQSGRGGPPEEESQYSTPIQELQKQAELMEFEIALKALSVLRYITDCVDSLSLSTLNRMLSTHNLPCLLVELLEHSPWSRQEGGKLQHFEGGRWQTVAPSEQQKLSKLDGQVWIALYNLLLSPEARARYHLTSFAKGQLLKLRAFLTDTLLDQLPNLADLQGFLAHLALAETQPPKKDLVLEQIPEIWERLERENRGKWQAIAKHQLRHTFSASEQDLRLQARRWAETYRLDVLEAINPERPRCAYCSAEASKRCSRCQSEWYCCRECQVKHWEKHGKACVPAAQGDRAK
- the ZMYND10 gene encoding zinc finger MYND domain-containing protein 10 isoform X2; this translates as MQAILDATASQGEPIQELLVTHGKIPTLVEELIAVEMWKQKVFPVLCRLEDFKPQNTFPIYMVVHHEASIVNLLETVFFHKEVCESAEDTVLDLVDYCHRKLTLLVAQSGRGGPPEEESQYSTPIQELQKQAELMEFEIALKALSVLRYITDCVDSLSLSTLNRMLSTHNLPCLLVELLEHSPWSRQEGGKLQHFEGGRWQTVAPSEQQKLSKLDGQVWIALYNLLLSPEARARYHLTSFAKGQLLKLRAFLTDTLLDQLPNLADLQGFLAHLALAETQPPKKDLVLEQIPEIWERLERENRGKWQAIAKHQLRHTFSASEQDLRLQARRWAETYRLDVLEAINPERPRCAYCSAEASKRCSRCQSEWYCCRECQVKHWEKHGKACVPAAQGDRAK
- the NPRL2 gene encoding GATOR complex protein NPRL2, which produces MGSGCRIECIFFSEFHPTLGPKITYQVPEDFISRELFDTVQVYIITKPELQNKLITVTAMEKKLIGCPVCIEHKKYSRNALLFNLGFVCDAQAKTCALEPIVKKLAGYLTTLELESSFVSTEESKQKLVPIMTILLEELNASGRCTLPIDESNTIHLKVIEQRPDPPVAQEYDVPVFTKDKEDFFNSQWDLTTQQILPYIDGFRHVQKISAEADVELNLVRIAIQNLLYYGVVTLVSILQYSNVYCPTPKVQDLVDDKSLQEACLSYVTKQGHKRASLRDVFQLYCSLSPGTTVRDLIGRHPQQLQRVDERKLIQFGLMKNLIRRLQKYPVRVSREERSHPARLYTGCHSYDEICCKTGMSYHELDERLENDPNIIICWK